In Bacillus cytotoxicus NVH 391-98, the following are encoded in one genomic region:
- a CDS encoding solute symporter family protein encodes MNTTAFILFLIIVLGTLVITYFASKKTKNASEFYTAGGGLTGWQNGLAIAGDYMSAASFLGIAGAIALTGFDGFFYSIGFLVAYLVVLYLVAEPLRNLGKYTLADMIAARFNAKKVRGIAALNTMTISIFYMIAQLVGAGALIKLLLGIEYTTSVLIVGTLMTVYVIFGGMTATSWVQIVKAVLLMAGTFIISVIVFAKFHFSITDMFTQMKTATPLKEAFLHPGVKYKDGLDTLSLNLGLVLGTAGLPHILVRFFTVRDAKTARQSVVCATWLIGAFYIMTIFLGFGAAAFVGNAAIVKANPAGNMAAPLLAKALGGDFLFAFVSAIAFATILAVVAGLVLTAASAFAHDFYNEIIRKGKATEKEQVSMARYASLGVAILSIILELFAQTLNVAFLVSLAFAVAASANLPVILYTIYWKRFNTTGAICGMLVGLISAIVLVAFSPNVWSPEAGKAIFIGEALFPYTTPGIISIPLGFLAAYLGTIFSSRKEDKAKFDEILVKSNTGYGVSDVSSH; translated from the coding sequence GTGAATACGACGGCATTTATACTGTTTTTAATAATTGTGCTTGGTACGCTAGTGATCACGTATTTTGCCTCGAAAAAAACGAAAAATGCGAGCGAGTTTTATACAGCTGGCGGAGGATTAACGGGTTGGCAAAATGGACTGGCTATTGCTGGTGATTATATGTCAGCTGCCTCGTTTCTTGGAATTGCAGGAGCGATTGCGTTAACGGGATTTGATGGCTTTTTTTACAGCATTGGTTTTCTAGTTGCTTATTTAGTCGTGTTATATTTAGTAGCTGAGCCCTTGCGGAATTTAGGGAAATATACACTAGCGGATATGATTGCAGCACGTTTTAATGCGAAAAAAGTGCGAGGCATTGCGGCGTTAAATACAATGACCATCTCCATTTTTTATATGATTGCTCAATTGGTAGGAGCGGGTGCACTTATTAAATTATTGTTAGGGATTGAATATACAACGTCAGTTTTAATCGTTGGTACATTAATGACGGTATATGTTATTTTTGGGGGCATGACGGCAACGAGCTGGGTACAAATTGTAAAAGCGGTATTACTTATGGCAGGTACATTTATTATTTCAGTCATTGTATTTGCCAAATTTCATTTTAGTATAACGGACATGTTCACCCAGATGAAAACAGCAACACCGCTGAAAGAAGCATTCTTACATCCAGGAGTGAAATATAAAGATGGACTGGATACACTTTCTTTAAATTTAGGACTTGTTCTTGGAACAGCAGGCTTACCTCATATTCTTGTGCGCTTTTTTACGGTTCGCGATGCAAAAACAGCACGTCAATCTGTTGTATGCGCAACATGGTTAATCGGTGCATTTTATATTATGACGATTTTTCTCGGCTTTGGTGCAGCTGCATTTGTTGGAAATGCAGCGATTGTGAAGGCGAACCCAGCAGGGAATATGGCAGCGCCGCTATTAGCCAAAGCGCTGGGAGGAGATTTCTTATTTGCCTTTGTTTCTGCTATTGCATTTGCAACGATTTTAGCCGTTGTAGCGGGACTTGTTTTAACAGCTGCTTCAGCTTTTGCTCACGATTTTTATAATGAAATTATTCGCAAGGGGAAAGCGACCGAGAAAGAACAAGTATCGATGGCGCGCTATGCATCACTTGGCGTAGCTATATTGTCGATTATTTTGGAGCTATTTGCTCAAACGCTCAATGTTGCGTTCTTAGTTTCCTTAGCATTTGCAGTTGCTGCAAGTGCGAATTTACCCGTTATTTTATATACAATTTATTGGAAGCGTTTTAATACGACGGGGGCTATTTGTGGAATGCTTGTTGGATTAATTTCAGCCATTGTTTTAGTAGCATTTAGTCCAAATGTGTGGAGCCCAGAAGCCGGGAAAGCAATTTTTATTGGCGAGGCGTTATTCCCTTATACAACACCAGGAATTATTTCCATTCCACTCGGATTTTTGGCGGCTTACTTAGGAACAATTTTTTCCAGCAGGAAAGAGGATAAAGCGAAATTTGATGAAATTCTTGTTAAATCTAATACAGGATATGGCGTGAGTGATGTTTCTAGTCATTAA